The genome window TCGCCGTATTAAAAGATGATGCAGTTTACGGGAACGTTCGTGAGATTCAGGAGTGTTCACCCGGGCTGATTCAACGACTTAAGCATTACTTCTTGACGTACAAACAATCTCCCGATGAAGAGCAGCGTGCAGTTGAGATCACCCATGTTTATGGGCGCGCTGAAGCGCACGATGTCATTGTCAGAAGCTTTGCAGATTACCGGCTGAAATTCCCTTAGGTTGGTATCTTAAACAAGTTCTTTGGTCAAAATTATCTTATCGTCCCCCGGGCGATAAAAATTTTTGATTCGCGCTACAATCTGATAACCGCATTCCCTATAGATGCGCAGGGTTCTGTTGTAGCTTTCCAGTGAAGAAGTTTCCAGAACGAGGATGGTCCCACCCGCTCTTCTCACCTGCTCTTCCACAAACGAAATGAGAACCCGGCCATATCCCTTTCCCTGCGAAGCAGGATCTACAGCAAGCCAGTAAAAATCGAAAGTTGAATCGGTAAGCGGCGTTTTTCCATAGCATGTATATCCCCGAATGACAGAATCTTCCTCTTCCAGAACATAGACCTGATAGTCAGATCTCTCCCCTTTTTCAACCGCATCATCCACCAGCTCCAGTGCGATCCGAACTTCTTCCGGATTAAAGTTCTTTACATCCAGCAGAATCTCTGCGATTCGATTGTGGTCTGTATGTTGTACTCTGCGAATTTCCATCAGGGGATCATTTTAAACCCGGCTGACTGAAAGTGTTGATCCAAAGTCACAGCGCGGTGAATTCTTCGAGCTTTCATGATGGCGAAGCTGGCCGCATCCGTAAAGCTTAATTCCTGATCGCGAAACTTC of bacterium contains these proteins:
- a CDS encoding GNAT family N-acetyltransferase, whose translation is MEIRRVQHTDHNRIAEILLDVKNFNPEEVRIALELVDDAVEKGERSDYQVYVLEEEDSVIRGYTCYGKTPLTDSTFDFYWLAVDPASQGKGYGRVLISFVEEQVRRAGGTILVLETSSLESYNRTLRIYRECGYQIVARIKNFYRPGDDKIILTKELV